The genomic segment TAAGCCTTTTTTCCATTTTACAACTTGACCTTCTTTAAATTCATTAGTGATTTTGAGTTCATTATATAAATCAATAAGCAAATTTATATCTTCTTCATCATAATTTTTATCAGCTTTTTCTTTAAGTTGATTCGCTATGATTGACTTTATATTCTTATCGCCTTTAATATCAAATTGTTCAAGAAGTTCAATTAATTCTTTAGCTTTTGACATTTTACTTCTCCTTATTATATATACTGTTTAAAATCTAATAAGATATAGTTTCTGAGTATACAGAATGTTCTTGATATACCATATTTTGAGGTAAATATATTGTTTCTTTGTCAGTATAATATTTTGTATCAATATCCCATGTTACTGATTGCTTTTGAGGAAGTTGTATAAAATTATGCAATTCATTGGATAATGTTTCTTGTAACAATAAAGGCAGAATATCATCCAATTTTTTCTCTATAGTTGCCTCAATAAGTAATGGAAATATATTAATTAAATAATCTAATTTGGATAACAATTGATTTATACTATATTCATTTTCAAAAGGATGAAGTTTTTTCTCATCAGCAGTATACAATTTTTCAAGTTTTTCTAAAGTATCTTTCGCTACATAA from the Desulfonema limicola genome contains:
- a CDS encoding colicin immunity domain-containing protein, producing the protein MNPLINAYKDLIVLFAEKKEISALQFETKFLKLFKNDESCDENFYDIIKPLFYAVEDFCSNPDIRGQDDLDENQLTYVAKDTLEKLEKLYTADEKKLHPFENEYSINQLLSKLDYLINIFPLLIEATIEKKLDDILPLLLQETLSNELHNFIQLPQKQSVTWDIDTKYYTDKETIYLPQNMVYQEHSVYSETISY